A region from the Lolium perenne isolate Kyuss_39 chromosome 4, Kyuss_2.0, whole genome shotgun sequence genome encodes:
- the LOC127321802 gene encoding uncharacterized protein isoform X1, which translates to MLLRFLGRICGDAVGSAARRLHRDVGDEVRECYRALYHHRRCVQFRAEMDLYAGVCHEAARSARKLCKNVEDEGESFCRDLWAQRRRILDGYLTLHGVNYILKFPDPEPVELKESTAEETLKEDAMRWRFEQYLMTEHGCNYRTKERVKAWLFDMFKKCALEVEKRNAEGGWASFGTDLFWAETELEFRRRREVEDN; encoded by the exons ATGCTGCTCCGGTTCCTCGGCCGGATCTGCGGCGACGCCGTTGGGTCGGCGGCGAGGAGGCTCCAC AGAGACGTCGGCGACGAGGTGCGGGAGTGCTATCGCGCCCTTTACCACCACAG GAGGTGCGTTCAATTTCGCGCGGAAATGGATCTCTACGCGGGGGTCTGCCACGAGGCCGCCCGTTCCGCTCGAAAGCTGTGCAAGAacgtggaggacgagggggagagCTTCTGCCGCGACCTCTGGGCGCAGAG GAGAAGAATCCTGGATGGCTACCTTACCTTGCATGGGGTAAACTACATTCTCAAGTTTCCTGATCCGGAACCAGTAG AGCTCAAGGAGTCCACAGCTGAGGAGACCCTGAAGGAGGATGCCATGAGGTGGAGGTTCGAGCAGTACCTGATGACCGAGCACGGCTGCAATTACAGGACCAAGGAGAGGGTGAAGGCGTGGCTCTTTGACATGTTCAAGAAATGTGCTCTGGAGGTCGAGAAGCGTAATGCGGAGGGCGGTTGGGCCTCGTTTGGGACGGACCTGTTCTGGGCCGAGACAGAGCTAGAGTTCCGTAGACGCCGTGAGGTCGAAGATAATTGA
- the LOC127321802 gene encoding uncharacterized protein isoform X2 codes for MTSPSTPPPYSSQSPTSWSSSAPSLSSPRSKHVATNPTFASSRIGSRSGVVRYGKFSGCPSASFNRRRILDGYLTLHGVNYILKFPDPEPVELKESTAEETLKEDAMRWRFEQYLMTEHGCNYRTKERVKAWLFDMFKKCALEVEKRNAEGGWASFGTDLFWAETELEFRRRREVEDN; via the exons ATGACTTCCCCCTCCACGCCGCCGCCGTACTCGTCGCAGTCACCGACAAGTTGGTCTTCCTCCGCTCCGTCTCTGTCTTCCCCGAGATCAAAACACGTCGCCACCAACCCCA catttgcttcttcccggataggatcgcgaagtggtgttgtgagatacggcaagttctccggatgtccctcggcaagctttaacag GAGAAGAATCCTGGATGGCTACCTTACCTTGCATGGGGTAAACTACATTCTCAAGTTTCCTGATCCGGAACCAGTAG AGCTCAAGGAGTCCACAGCTGAGGAGACCCTGAAGGAGGATGCCATGAGGTGGAGGTTCGAGCAGTACCTGATGACCGAGCACGGCTGCAATTACAGGACCAAGGAGAGGGTGAAGGCGTGGCTCTTTGACATGTTCAAGAAATGTGCTCTGGAGGTCGAGAAGCGTAATGCGGAGGGCGGTTGGGCCTCGTTTGGGACGGACCTGTTCTGGGCCGAGACAGAGCTAGAGTTCCGTAGACGCCGTGAGGTCGAAGATAATTGA